One genomic window of Methanofollis ethanolicus includes the following:
- a CDS encoding ABC transporter ATP-binding protein — YIDGTEVATNPIEVKKKIGYMPEDVGFYATLSAEENLDYSAKLYGMDAATRRTRIPDLLSLVGLDGVTKVVGGYSKGMRQRLGIAKALINEPKAVILDEPTANLDPQGVADYRRIIRETAENGTTVLVSSHILSEVSKVCTSAGILAHGRLVASGRWEDLARAGGESGHVIIRVETKAPMPEFSHPSLISAEYADGHHAARLVAETDISDDIAAAVGPAGIRRLERDEPDIEDVFLSYYHEEATS, encoded by the coding sequence GCTATATCGACGGGACGGAGGTGGCCACCAACCCGATCGAGGTGAAGAAGAAGATCGGGTACATGCCCGAGGACGTGGGCTTCTACGCGACCCTCAGTGCGGAAGAAAACCTGGACTATTCGGCGAAGCTCTATGGCATGGATGCTGCGACGCGGCGGACGCGTATCCCCGACCTCCTCTCCCTGGTGGGCCTGGACGGCGTGACGAAGGTCGTCGGGGGGTACTCGAAGGGTATGCGGCAGCGTCTCGGTATCGCAAAGGCCCTGATCAACGAACCGAAGGCCGTGATCCTGGACGAACCGACGGCGAACCTTGACCCTCAGGGCGTCGCCGACTACCGGCGGATCATCCGTGAGACGGCCGAGAACGGGACGACGGTGCTCGTCTCCTCGCATATCCTCTCCGAGGTGAGCAAGGTCTGCACGTCCGCCGGCATCCTTGCGCACGGGAGACTCGTCGCCTCGGGTCGGTGGGAAGACCTCGCCCGCGCCGGCGGCGAGAGCGGCCACGTGATCATCCGGGTCGAGACGAAGGCGCCGATGCCCGAGTTCTCCCACCCGTCCCTCATCTCCGCGGAGTACGCGGACGGCCACCATGCGGCGCGGCTCGTTGCGGAGACCGACATCAGCGACGATATCGCCGCGGCCGTCGGTCCCGCAGGGATCCGGCGCCTTGAACGCGACGAACCAGACATCGAGGACGTCTTCCTCTCTTACTATCACGAGGAGGCGACGTCATGA